From the Deltaproteobacteria bacterium genome, one window contains:
- a CDS encoding tetratricopeptide repeat protein translates to MIRPEAGSGLLGGVLRAFAVLALACTLGACRSPEEQVEAHLGKAKTLLAAGDQGAAWLELQDALRVAPRRADLDLRIARLLTTNPAWAADALFLYQEAYQLDPSLDEARLGAAEILAVSERGQARALVEEVLARDPANARAHGLMSRLALLDSDLAGGLASARTAVELAPDDAETQLRLGRAYQARIQVAQQAARLPEDAVFQGAADAFARAAASSEKAGDLERHIMAVFERARVLAAWPGHRADATAAYLSLIDLAGRGGDAARVRAASETAFSFAVATNDDGVIHEVLERIVERDPSNLVAWGALATHERRLGRSDDAVYARMLAKQPRVSAAHMIRAEALVERGDLAGAVAALEAAVGQVDDPTAAQLALAELLYRAGRAADAGALVERMQAASPEDPNVRLAGALRAMREDRLEDAVRELDAVTAGAESLRALEMLAEAHLRLGNVAAAKEAVDRGARIARGGWPAGQALRLAIQRASRDWAGLLSSAKALEESGRALDAEQQLAVIEALYETDRASEARKRLDALLTSSSASPAARLLYAQREGAADPARARRFLEEGLAADPDAQALLQQLVVFDVAAGRREEGLARLDDYLERRAPGDAPGLRLLRARFRAQAGDPAGAEQDALEGFRAAPGIPGAAELVAGLYAQQGRSADAITAFEGVLADGSLPPAARSVLARLYAAEGRDEDAIRTLEEVVQDGGGAPAKNELARLLARDQRDLERALTLAQEAVASGAEQPTYSDTLGSVYLQKGLHAAALEQFDRAIELARRQGGPRAEYLFRKGLALQGLGRPAEAVNAFEAALSLDPAFDEAGEARASLEEARAAAEGAGPS, encoded by the coding sequence GTGATCCGGCCGGAGGCGGGGAGCGGGCTCCTTGGCGGCGTGCTCCGCGCGTTCGCCGTGCTCGCGCTGGCCTGCACGCTCGGCGCCTGCCGCTCGCCCGAGGAGCAGGTCGAAGCCCATCTCGGGAAGGCGAAGACGCTGCTCGCGGCGGGCGACCAGGGGGCTGCGTGGCTCGAGCTGCAGGACGCGCTGCGGGTCGCTCCCCGGCGCGCCGATCTGGATCTGCGGATCGCGCGCCTGCTCACGACGAACCCGGCGTGGGCCGCCGACGCGCTGTTCCTCTATCAGGAGGCCTACCAGCTCGATCCTTCGCTCGACGAGGCCCGCCTCGGCGCCGCCGAGATCCTGGCCGTGAGCGAGCGCGGCCAGGCGCGCGCCCTCGTCGAGGAGGTGCTGGCGCGTGATCCCGCCAACGCGCGCGCGCACGGCCTCATGTCGCGCCTGGCGCTGCTCGACAGTGACCTCGCCGGGGGGCTGGCGTCGGCACGCACCGCCGTCGAGCTCGCCCCCGACGACGCGGAGACCCAGCTCCGGCTGGGCCGCGCCTACCAGGCCCGCATCCAGGTGGCGCAGCAGGCCGCTCGCCTCCCGGAGGACGCCGTGTTCCAGGGCGCCGCCGACGCGTTCGCGCGCGCCGCCGCCTCGTCCGAGAAGGCGGGCGACCTCGAGCGGCACATCATGGCGGTGTTCGAGCGCGCGCGGGTGCTGGCCGCGTGGCCGGGCCACCGCGCCGACGCGACGGCCGCCTACCTGTCGCTCATCGACCTCGCCGGCCGCGGGGGCGACGCCGCCCGCGTGCGCGCGGCCAGCGAGACGGCCTTCTCGTTCGCCGTCGCGACCAACGACGACGGCGTGATCCACGAGGTGCTCGAGCGGATCGTCGAGCGCGATCCCTCGAACCTCGTCGCGTGGGGCGCGCTCGCGACGCACGAGCGCCGGCTCGGGCGCTCCGACGACGCGGTCTACGCACGCATGCTCGCGAAGCAGCCGCGGGTGAGCGCCGCGCACATGATCCGCGCCGAGGCGCTGGTCGAGCGCGGCGACCTCGCCGGCGCCGTGGCCGCGCTCGAGGCGGCGGTGGGCCAGGTGGACGACCCGACCGCCGCCCAGCTTGCGCTCGCCGAGCTGCTCTACCGTGCGGGCCGCGCCGCGGACGCGGGGGCCCTGGTCGAGCGCATGCAGGCGGCGTCGCCCGAGGACCCCAACGTGCGGCTGGCCGGCGCTCTGCGGGCGATGCGCGAGGACCGGCTCGAGGACGCGGTGCGGGAGCTCGACGCGGTCACCGCCGGGGCCGAGAGCCTGCGCGCGCTGGAGATGCTCGCCGAAGCCCATCTGCGCCTCGGAAACGTCGCGGCCGCCAAGGAGGCCGTGGATCGGGGCGCTCGGATCGCACGCGGGGGATGGCCCGCGGGCCAGGCGCTCCGGCTCGCGATCCAGCGCGCCAGCCGGGACTGGGCGGGGCTGCTGAGTTCGGCGAAGGCCCTCGAGGAGAGCGGCCGTGCGCTCGACGCGGAGCAGCAGCTCGCCGTGATCGAGGCGCTCTACGAGACCGACCGGGCGAGCGAGGCGAGGAAGCGGCTCGACGCCCTGCTGACGTCCTCCTCGGCGTCGCCCGCGGCGCGGCTCCTGTACGCGCAGCGCGAAGGTGCCGCCGACCCGGCCCGCGCCCGCCGGTTCCTCGAGGAGGGCCTCGCCGCCGATCCCGACGCGCAGGCGCTGCTCCAGCAGCTCGTGGTGTTCGACGTCGCAGCCGGGCGCCGCGAGGAGGGGCTCGCGCGGCTCGACGACTACCTCGAGAGGCGCGCCCCGGGCGACGCCCCGGGCCTGCGCCTGCTGCGAGCGCGCTTCCGCGCGCAGGCCGGCGACCCGGCAGGCGCGGAGCAGGACGCGCTCGAGGGGTTTCGCGCGGCGCCGGGGATCCCGGGCGCTGCCGAGCTGGTCGCCGGCCTCTACGCCCAGCAGGGCCGGAGCGCCGACGCCATCACGGCCTTCGAGGGCGTGCTGGCCGACGGCTCGCTGCCGCCAGCGGCGCGCAGCGTGCTGGCGCGCCTGTACGCCGCCGAGGGCCGCGACGAAGATGCGATCCGGACGCTCGAGGAGGTGGTCCAGGATGGCGGCGGTGCGCCCGCGAAGAACGAGCTGGCGCGCCTGCTCGCGCGCGACCAGCGGGATCTCGAGCGCGCCCTCACGCTCGCGCAGGAAGCGGTCGCGAGCGGCGCGGAGCAGCCCACCTACTCCGACACCCTGGGCTCCGTCTACCTCCAGAAGGGGCTCCACGCCGCCGCGCTCGAGCAGTTCGACCGGGCGATCGAGCTCGCCCGGCGGCAGGGAGGCCCGCGCGCCGAGTACCTGTTCCGCAAGGGGCTCGCGCTGCAGGGGCTCGGGCGGCCCGCGGAGGCCGTGAACGCGTTCGAGGCGGCGCTCTCGCTCGATCCCGCGTTCGACGAGGCGGGCGAGGCGCGGGCTTCGCTCGAGGAGGCACGCGCCGCGGCGGAAGGCGCTGGCCCGTCCTAG
- a CDS encoding DNA starvation/stationary phase protection protein: protein MREVSRTNSSDAPVVRHLQRQVANAFLLHANYKRHHWQTYGPLFRDLHRLFDELARDVLGTLDELAERLRMIGQDPIAMPAEVIEAASVKPARLGQSMRDRVESADTDVLTVIHEMREGVKAADEAGDPGTADLFTRFVQIHEKHEWWLRDVLERGDGLVS, encoded by the coding sequence GTGCGGGAGGTTTCCCGCACGAACTCCTCCGACGCCCCGGTCGTGCGCCACCTCCAGCGGCAGGTCGCGAACGCGTTCCTGCTCCACGCCAACTACAAGCGCCACCACTGGCAGACCTACGGCCCGCTGTTCCGGGACCTCCACCGGCTCTTCGACGAGCTCGCTCGCGACGTCCTGGGGACACTCGACGAGCTCGCCGAGCGCCTGCGCATGATCGGGCAGGACCCGATCGCGATGCCCGCCGAGGTGATCGAGGCCGCGAGCGTGAAGCCCGCACGGCTCGGCCAGAGCATGCGCGACCGGGTCGAGAGCGCCGATACCGACGTGCTGACCGTGATCCACGAGATGCGCGAGGGGGTGAAGGCGGCCGACGAGGCCGGGGATCCCGGCACTGCCGACCTCTTCACCCGCTTCGTCCAGATCCACGAGAAGCACGAGTGGTGGCTGCGCGACGTGCTCGAGCGCGGCGACGGCCTCGTGAGCTGA
- a CDS encoding sialidase family protein encodes MLRPLAILLAASRCGLVALLLQAWLRPNRAVVDARLALEHWDAVADGMHNSNTDMIWWRDAATSDDAVTWTPFEPVGPEGWLFWRPKSPDGGATWYVPAYWRDHGESILLRSRDGRGWERVSAIHRGDGNDETALEFLPGGRLLATARLEVTPDTVLGHCDAGTAIAVADPPYTTWRTARSQVTRLDGPALFRVGDTVFAVARHQPGARGWWTRLGGVLSRKRTALYRVEPGRLVHLSDLPSAGDTSYAGVVVRNGFVHVDYYTSRIDRDYPWLLGMLLRSDIRMARFPVDSLLALSRATP; translated from the coding sequence GTGCTGCGCCCCCTCGCGATCCTCCTCGCCGCCTCCCGCTGCGGGCTCGTCGCGCTGCTCCTCCAGGCGTGGCTGCGTCCCAACCGGGCCGTCGTGGACGCGCGGCTCGCGCTCGAGCACTGGGACGCCGTCGCCGACGGCATGCACAACTCCAACACCGACATGATCTGGTGGCGCGACGCCGCCACCAGCGACGACGCCGTCACCTGGACCCCCTTCGAGCCGGTCGGTCCCGAGGGCTGGCTGTTCTGGCGCCCGAAGTCGCCGGACGGCGGTGCGACCTGGTACGTGCCGGCCTACTGGAGGGACCACGGCGAGTCGATCCTGCTGCGCTCGCGCGACGGCCGGGGCTGGGAGCGGGTCTCGGCGATCCACCGCGGCGACGGCAACGACGAGACCGCCCTCGAGTTCCTGCCCGGCGGCCGCCTGCTCGCCACCGCGCGGCTCGAGGTGACGCCCGACACCGTCCTAGGTCACTGCGACGCGGGCACCGCGATCGCGGTCGCCGATCCGCCCTACACGACCTGGCGGACGGCCCGCTCCCAGGTGACGCGTCTCGACGGCCCGGCGCTGTTCCGGGTCGGCGACACGGTCTTCGCGGTGGCGCGCCACCAGCCCGGGGCCCGCGGCTGGTGGACCCGCCTGGGAGGGGTCCTGTCGCGCAAGCGCACGGCGCTCTACCGGGTCGAGCCCGGGCGGCTCGTCCACCTCTCCGACCTGCCGAGCGCGGGCGACACCTCCTACGCCGGCGTGGTCGTGCGCAACGGCTTCGTCCACGTCGACTACTACACGAGCCGGATCGACCGCGACTACCCCTGGCTCCTCGGGATGCTGCTGCGGAGCGACATCCGGATGGCGCGCTTCCCGGTCGACTCCCTGCTCGCGCTCTCGCGCGCGACACCCTGA
- a CDS encoding VOC family protein, whose protein sequence is MRSDTAVRSRHLHHVAYVTRDPEATYDFYTNKLGMKLVRTENHRQGDGYFRHFFFDMGQGECLAFFVVSDVGEEPDYRTAISSGNGLPIWVNHLAFALDSLEELEAMKARLRRRGVENMHEIDHGWATSLYLVDPNGILVEFCVTTDAAHFAQTEEEALRLLRLPPAEIPEETRKEPSIARRA, encoded by the coding sequence ATGCGCAGCGATACCGCGGTCCGATCCCGACACCTGCACCACGTCGCCTACGTGACCCGGGATCCCGAGGCGACCTACGACTTCTACACGAACAAGCTCGGGATGAAGCTCGTGCGCACCGAGAACCACCGGCAGGGCGACGGCTACTTCCGGCACTTCTTCTTCGACATGGGGCAGGGGGAGTGCCTCGCCTTCTTCGTGGTGAGCGACGTGGGCGAGGAGCCGGACTACCGGACGGCCATCTCGTCCGGCAACGGCCTGCCGATCTGGGTCAACCACCTCGCCTTCGCGCTCGACTCGCTCGAGGAGCTCGAGGCCATGAAGGCGCGGCTGCGCCGGCGCGGCGTCGAGAACATGCACGAGATCGACCACGGCTGGGCGACCTCGCTCTACCTCGTGGACCCGAACGGCATCCTGGTCGAGTTCTGCGTGACCACCGACGCCGCGCACTTCGCCCAGACCGAGGAGGAGGCGCTCCGCCTGCTGCGCCTCCCGCCGGCGGAGATCCCCGAGGAGACCCGCAAGGAGCCGAGCATCGCCCGCCGGGCGTAG
- a CDS encoding glycosyltransferase family 4 protein — MRIAQVAPLFERVPPQLYGGTERVVSYLSEELVRLGHDVTLFASGDSVTSAQLVPCSERALRLDPQVRDPFAYQVLMLEEVAKRAACFDLIHYHTDYFHFPLSRRTPTPQLTTLHGRLDLPELAPLYREFHEMPVVSISDAQRAPLPHANWVATVPHGLPADRLRFHPGPGRTLAFLGRISPEKRVDRAIEIARRARIGLRIAAKVDEVDRAYFETVIAPLLDGPFVEFVGEIGEADKSAFLGEALALLFPIDWPEPFGLVMIEAMACGTPVLALPGGSVREVIEPGVTGLVVDDVDGAVAALERVARLDRAACRAAFEARFTAERMARDYLALYERAVAEAASPRLAPARVPSSRPAPGPDLGATPH, encoded by the coding sequence GTGAGGATCGCCCAGGTCGCTCCGCTCTTCGAACGCGTGCCGCCGCAGCTCTACGGCGGGACCGAGCGGGTGGTCTCGTACCTGAGCGAGGAGCTGGTGCGGCTGGGCCACGACGTGACCCTCTTCGCGAGCGGCGACTCCGTCACGAGCGCGCAGCTCGTCCCCTGCAGCGAGCGCGCGCTGCGCCTCGACCCGCAGGTGCGCGACCCCTTCGCCTACCAGGTGCTGATGCTCGAGGAGGTGGCGAAGCGTGCCGCGTGCTTCGACCTGATCCACTACCACACCGACTACTTCCACTTTCCGCTCTCGCGCCGCACGCCGACGCCGCAGCTCACGACGCTGCACGGGCGCCTCGACCTGCCGGAGCTCGCGCCCCTCTATCGCGAGTTCCACGAGATGCCGGTGGTCTCGATCTCGGACGCGCAGCGCGCGCCGCTGCCGCACGCGAACTGGGTGGCGACGGTTCCCCATGGCCTCCCGGCCGATCGGCTCCGCTTCCACCCCGGCCCCGGCCGCACCCTCGCCTTCCTCGGGCGGATCTCGCCGGAGAAGCGCGTGGACCGCGCGATCGAGATCGCGCGGCGCGCGCGCATCGGGCTGCGCATCGCGGCCAAGGTGGACGAGGTCGACCGTGCCTACTTCGAGACCGTGATCGCGCCGCTCCTCGACGGGCCCTTCGTCGAGTTCGTGGGCGAGATCGGCGAGGCCGACAAGAGCGCCTTCCTCGGCGAGGCACTGGCGCTCCTGTTCCCGATCGACTGGCCCGAGCCCTTCGGGCTCGTGATGATCGAGGCGATGGCCTGTGGGACGCCGGTCCTCGCCCTTCCCGGCGGCTCGGTGCGCGAGGTGATCGAGCCGGGCGTCACCGGTCTCGTCGTCGACGACGTCGACGGCGCCGTGGCGGCCCTCGAGCGGGTGGCGCGCCTGGACCGCGCGGCGTGCCGCGCGGCCTTCGAGGCGCGCTTCACCGCCGAGCGCATGGCGCGCGACTACCTGGCGCTCTACGAGCGCGCCGTCGCCGAAGCGGCCTCGCCTCGGCTGGCGCCGGCCCGGGTCCCTAGCTCTCGACCAGCACCCGGACCCGACCTCGGCGCGACACCGCACTGA
- a CDS encoding MBL fold metallo-hydrolase: MSHTHPHPHPPSPEPRKPKQEQEPAAREIREVAPNLLRMQLPIAMPGLGHVNMYALVDERGAAVVDPGLPTPGSWKAVRDRLAQAGLRPKHVHTVIVTHSHPDHFGGAARLAREAGAQVVAHRSFRFGVVEATQDPEVSVDDLSASGANDEAQRRILAGWNHRTPWGGQHPRPPFKMRLRWRVARWLGGSFVPAVTRPVAAGEVLRLGGREWVVRHTPGHTEDHICLHDPADGLFLSGDHVLPTITPHISGLALSKDPLEGFFASLDQAAAVPGVRLVLPAHGHPFTDLAARCAAIKQHHYDRLDTVKRIGRELGPATVQAFSRKLFRPRSWGEMAESETYAHLEHLRLAGAAQARRGADGFLVYETG; this comes from the coding sequence GTGTCGCACACGCATCCGCATCCGCATCCGCCTTCCCCCGAGCCCCGCAAGCCCAAGCAGGAGCAGGAGCCGGCGGCGCGCGAGATCCGCGAGGTGGCGCCGAACCTGCTCCGCATGCAGCTCCCGATCGCGATGCCGGGGCTCGGGCACGTGAACATGTACGCGCTCGTCGACGAGCGCGGCGCGGCCGTCGTCGATCCCGGCCTCCCGACACCGGGGAGCTGGAAGGCGGTCCGTGACCGCCTCGCCCAGGCCGGCCTGCGCCCGAAGCACGTCCACACCGTGATCGTCACGCACTCGCACCCCGACCACTTCGGGGGCGCCGCCCGCCTCGCCCGCGAGGCGGGCGCGCAGGTGGTGGCGCACCGCTCGTTCCGCTTCGGCGTGGTCGAGGCGACGCAGGATCCCGAGGTCTCGGTCGACGATCTCAGCGCCTCGGGTGCCAACGACGAGGCGCAGCGCCGGATCCTCGCCGGCTGGAACCATCGGACGCCGTGGGGCGGCCAGCATCCGCGCCCCCCCTTCAAGATGCGGCTGCGCTGGCGGGTCGCGCGCTGGCTCGGCGGCTCCTTCGTGCCGGCCGTGACCAGGCCGGTCGCCGCCGGCGAGGTGCTGCGCCTGGGCGGGCGCGAGTGGGTGGTGCGCCACACCCCCGGCCACACCGAGGACCACATCTGCCTGCACGATCCCGCCGACGGGCTCTTCCTCTCGGGCGACCACGTGCTGCCCACGATCACGCCGCACATCTCGGGCCTCGCCCTCTCGAAGGACCCGCTCGAGGGGTTCTTCGCCTCGCTCGACCAGGCCGCGGCGGTGCCGGGCGTGCGGCTGGTCCTGCCCGCGCACGGCCATCCCTTCACCGACCTCGCCGCCCGCTGCGCCGCGATCAAGCAGCACCACTACGACCGCCTCGACACGGTGAAGCGGATCGGGCGCGAGCTCGGCCCCGCCACCGTGCAGGCCTTCTCCCGCAAGCTCTTCCGGCCGCGGAGCTGGGGCGAGATGGCCGAGAGCGAGACCTACGCCCACCTCGAGCACCTGCGCCTGGCCGGCGCCGCGCAGGCGCGCCGCGGCGCGGACGGCTTCCTCGTCTACGAGACGGGCTGA
- a CDS encoding amylo-alpha-1,6-glucosidase — translation MIEVDDRFYILATSDRLDERTRVLKTGDTFAVLDRRGDARQLGRGEQGLFHRGTRYLSHLELGLGGERPLLLGSSVRSDSKVVTVDLTNPDLRQGEHLVLPRGWLHVSRTLTLLAGGLDEVIEVTNFGMAHAETTLRLRVDADFADIFEVRGFRRERRGERLPAPAASDAIELGYRGLDGVERWTRVTCEPPARIAGRELVIDVRLGPRETRHHRVQVRTRETPGHPAGAARAHPLRADPAARLETSSLRWNDWLHRSSADLAILATETELGPYPYAGIPWFSTPFGRDGLVTALERLWLDPSLARGVLSYLAATQATTSDPERDAEPGKILHEARHGELAALGEVPFGCYYGSVDATPLFVALAGAYFERTADRELVAGLWPQVEAALARIDADCDERGFLVYQRRSRRGLVQQGWKDSSDSISHADGTLAEGPIALCEVQGYVHLARREAARIARALGNEERALALEAQAAALARRFERAFWCDEIGSYALALDGKGEPCRVRASNAGHCLYTGIASPARARRVAEGLFQGDLFSGWGVRTLAAGERRYNPMSYHNGSVWPHDNALIAQGLARYGFERDALVLLEAAFDASRCVDLHRMPELVCGFARRLDDGPVAYPLACTPQAWAAGAVFLMLQAVLGLTISAPRRELRLVRPLLPRSLAELRIRDLRVGDAQVDLDLARRGEHVMVSAVSRRGRVRVLVES, via the coding sequence GTGATCGAGGTCGACGACCGCTTCTACATCCTCGCCACCTCGGATCGGCTCGACGAGCGAACGCGGGTGCTGAAGACCGGCGACACCTTCGCGGTGCTCGACCGGCGCGGCGACGCGCGCCAGCTCGGGCGCGGCGAGCAGGGGCTGTTCCACCGCGGCACCCGCTACCTGTCGCACCTCGAGCTCGGCCTCGGCGGCGAGCGGCCGCTGCTCCTGGGCTCCTCCGTGCGCAGCGACTCCAAGGTCGTCACCGTCGACCTCACCAACCCCGATCTGCGTCAGGGCGAGCACCTGGTCCTGCCGCGGGGCTGGCTGCACGTCTCGCGGACGCTGACGCTGCTCGCCGGCGGCCTCGACGAGGTCATCGAGGTCACGAACTTCGGGATGGCCCACGCCGAGACGACCCTCCGCCTGCGGGTCGACGCCGACTTCGCCGACATCTTCGAGGTGCGGGGCTTCCGGCGCGAGCGACGCGGAGAGCGGCTGCCGGCGCCCGCTGCGAGCGACGCGATCGAGCTCGGCTACCGGGGTCTGGACGGGGTCGAGCGCTGGACGCGCGTCACCTGCGAGCCCCCGGCGCGGATCGCCGGCCGCGAGCTCGTGATCGACGTCCGCCTCGGGCCCCGCGAGACCCGACACCATCGCGTGCAGGTCCGGACGCGCGAGACACCGGGGCACCCGGCGGGCGCCGCGCGCGCGCACCCCCTCCGCGCGGACCCCGCCGCCCGCCTCGAGACCTCGAGCCTGCGCTGGAACGACTGGCTCCACCGCTCGTCGGCCGACCTTGCGATCCTCGCCACCGAGACCGAGCTCGGGCCCTACCCGTACGCCGGCATTCCCTGGTTCAGCACGCCCTTCGGGCGCGACGGCCTCGTCACCGCGCTCGAGCGGCTGTGGCTCGACCCGTCGCTGGCGCGCGGTGTGCTCTCCTACCTGGCGGCGACGCAGGCGACCACGTCGGATCCCGAGCGCGACGCCGAGCCGGGCAAGATCCTCCACGAGGCGCGCCACGGCGAGCTGGCGGCCCTCGGCGAGGTGCCCTTCGGCTGCTACTACGGGAGCGTCGACGCCACGCCGCTCTTCGTCGCGCTGGCCGGCGCCTACTTCGAGCGCACCGCCGACCGCGAGCTCGTGGCCGGGCTCTGGCCGCAGGTCGAGGCGGCGCTCGCGCGCATCGACGCGGACTGCGACGAGCGTGGCTTCCTCGTCTACCAGCGGCGCTCGCGCCGGGGCCTGGTCCAGCAGGGCTGGAAGGACTCGAGCGACTCGATCAGCCACGCCGACGGCACGCTCGCGGAGGGGCCGATCGCGCTCTGCGAGGTGCAGGGCTACGTGCATCTCGCCCGGCGCGAGGCCGCGCGCATCGCCCGGGCGCTCGGCAACGAGGAGCGCGCGCTCGCGCTCGAGGCGCAGGCCGCGGCGCTCGCGCGGCGCTTCGAGCGCGCCTTCTGGTGCGACGAGATCGGCAGCTACGCGCTGGCGCTCGACGGCAAGGGGGAGCCGTGCCGGGTGCGCGCCTCGAACGCCGGCCACTGCCTCTACACCGGGATCGCTTCGCCGGCGCGCGCGCGCCGGGTCGCCGAGGGCCTGTTCCAGGGCGACCTCTTCTCGGGCTGGGGTGTGCGCACGCTCGCCGCGGGCGAGCGCCGCTACAACCCGATGTCGTATCACAACGGCTCGGTCTGGCCGCACGACAACGCGCTGATCGCGCAGGGGCTCGCGCGCTACGGCTTCGAGCGCGACGCGCTCGTCCTGCTCGAGGCCGCCTTCGACGCCAGCCGCTGCGTGGACCTGCACCGGATGCCGGAGCTCGTGTGCGGCTTCGCGCGGCGCCTCGACGACGGGCCGGTAGCCTACCCGCTTGCGTGTACGCCTCAGGCCTGGGCAGCCGGCGCCGTGTTCCTGATGCTCCAGGCCGTGCTCGGGCTCACGATCTCCGCGCCGCGGCGCGAGCTCCGCCTGGTCCGGCCGCTGCTGCCGCGCAGCCTCGCCGAGCTGCGCATCCGCGACCTGCGCGTCGGCGACGCGCAGGTCGACCTCGACCTCGCGCGGCGCGGCGAGCACGTGATGGTCAGTGCGGTGTCGCGCCGAGGTCGGGTCCGGGTGCTGGTCGAGAGCTAG
- a CDS encoding SCP-2 sterol transfer family protein produces MGQVFLSPGWFAEVDRIITEIDPPVPAAVQDLVINFRVKGGPEGDVEARMAGGRLLAGFGEGAPTTVNVPFEILRKMLVENDQNAAMQAFMAGQIQVEGDMTRLMAMQAAGPPSAESQQVAERIRAMTA; encoded by the coding sequence ATGGGCCAGGTCTTCCTCTCCCCCGGCTGGTTCGCCGAAGTCGACCGGATCATCACCGAGATCGACCCGCCGGTGCCCGCCGCCGTCCAGGATCTCGTCATCAACTTCCGCGTGAAGGGCGGCCCCGAAGGCGACGTCGAGGCGCGCATGGCGGGCGGGCGCCTGCTCGCGGGCTTCGGCGAGGGTGCGCCGACCACCGTCAACGTCCCGTTCGAGATCCTGCGCAAGATGCTGGTCGAGAACGACCAGAACGCCGCGATGCAGGCCTTCATGGCCGGACAGATCCAGGTCGAGGGCGACATGACGCGGCTCATGGCGATGCAGGCCGCCGGGCCGCCGAGTGCCGAGAGCCAGCAGGTCGCCGAGCGCATCCGCGCGATGACCGCGTAG